GGTAAATTATCTTCAATCGGCAACACTCCGATTCTAACAGTCTTACCTACACTTTTCGGTTCATTGCCTTCTGGGGCTTTTGTGGTAGCACAACCAGAAACAAAAATGGCTAGACTAAGAACGATACTTAATAAACAAAAACTCAAACAACGTTGTCTCATTTAAACTCGACACTCCTCATCCTAAAAACTATTCTCATCTTTAAACTAATCTTTGAAAACATAATTTTTAGTATATTCGACATAGATTTTGTTATTCCTTTTCCACCTTCACATATCTTGTAAAAGACGTCTACCTCTCCCCAACTATTCCTCTCCTGAAACAGACGTGAAATATGCTCCGAGAGAATAGGCAAATGACAGAAGTACCTTGTCCAAGTAAATCAGAAAAAGAATACCAGACAGATAAGTCTAGTATTCTTCACTTTACCTTACTTAACGTTATTTCTCAGCATTTTCTGGCGGACGGCCTGAATTCGGTTCATCCGATAATTTAGAGGCTTGAGGCACCGCCAGTTCAGTGAGTGGTGGCGTAGGGGGTACACTATTTTTCTTTTTCCTCAAAATTATTAAGACACCACCTAACCCAATAACCACCACAGCGCTCCCAGCAATCCATAGCCAATAGTCCTTCAGGTCTTTTCGATCCTTACCTGATTCGATTCCTCTCTGAGATTTCGAGATATAGTCTGAAATCGCATTGTGTTTAGGATATAGGCGTTGAACTTCTTCGAATTTCGGAATGGCTTTCTTGTAATAATTCTGCCAGTACAATTGCAAACCTTCCTGCCAACGTTGGGTCACTGCCCCGGGTTTATTGACAGGCCCCCCCGCCTGACGGGCAAACTCTAGCACGGTGCTTGAAGGAATCGCCCAACCGATACCATCGCTCGAAGTAGCCGTAGCTATTCCAACTAACTTGCCCTCTTTGGAAATCACCGGCCCTCCACTGTTTCCAGGGTTAACATTAGCACTTAACTGTAAAACCGGCCCTTTATCCGTAGTTTTGCGTGCAGCGATGCTGCCAGTACTATAAGTGGAAACTAGAACAGATTTGTCATCTAAGAATCCTTCTAGATCTGCTTTGCCCGGATATCCGGCAATTGTCACTTTATCAGACGTTTGACTAGCATCAGATTCTTCAATTTGAATGATCGGTAAATTCATGGCGTCTATTTTAATAATTGCAACGTCTTTACCCTGCCCAAGGGGTGCACCATAACTCTTAATATCAAAGGTGAAGGAGTCCCCCCCAGGCATGATTACTTTGCTTACCTTCTGAAAATTGCTACGTTTCGTCGTACTTTTGGCAAAAGAATAGATGTCCGCGGCATAGTATCGGTCCTTTTTCAACAATTGTTCTTTCAGATCGTTTAGAAATAGATCATCCAATCTCTGTTTAGCATCCTTTTCCTCAAGCTTAGATGTCTCCACCACATGAGCATTGGTCACAATATATCCGTTTTCCGACAGAATTGCTCCCGACCCCATTCCACCATCATAATAAGGAACCTCTGATGGCACCCCGAGGTATTTAGATAGCGCTGAATCAAGCACGTAAGTAACAGAGTTAAAACTGACTACCCTTACTACTGCAGGCTTTGTGAATTCCGTGATCTTTGTCTCGGTCTCTACCGTGGGTAGTTGGTTGGAACAACCCGTCAGACTTAGAAAAATCACTAGCAAGAGCATTAATGCCAACAACCGCTTGATTGGTCTTGGTTTATACACAAATTCTCCTCCTCACTGTGTTGAATTTATTTTCATAATATGTAGGAGTGAAACTTATGTTCAACAAAGGCAACCTCGGCCTTGATAAAGACCACGTTTTTAGGACCTATATACTTGTCAATTGATATTCCATTATCTGTATGTTATTGGACACAGGACGTTGAGAATATAACTTCTCGTGGTTAATCATATGACAATGTTGTACAAACTTGGTACAATATAATTTAACGTCGGTATCTGCAAGGCAGAATTTGAATTGGCTGGGGAGAGGGTCGTATTGTATGTCGGGGCACGAATATTAAAAACTGGAATTGCCGTCACTTTGGCAATGTATCTATGCAAAATTCTTCATGTTGAACCAGCTGTTTTTGCAGCTATTTCTGTTGTGGTTAACATGCAACCTTCCGTTCGTAAAGCGTTGCATAATGCTTGGGAACAAGTATGGATTCATTTACTGAGTGTCGCCTTGGCCGTTCTTTTAGGGCTCGCTTTAGGGACGAGTCCTATGGTTACAGGTCTAGCTGTCATTCTCATCATTCTCCTGTGTAATCGGCTTGGATGGTCCGGGGGAATAACGATCGGCGTTGTGTCAATCGTCTTTGTGCTCGATTCACCGGCTAATCAATTTTTATATCATGCAGGAATTCGTTCTTTAGCAGTTTTCCTGGGTCTAGGGGTAGCTCTGGGTGTAAACCACATTCTCCTGCCTCCCGCACACAAGAAAAAACTCTATAATGAACTAGATCGACTCTTCCGCGACGCTTCCACCTACTTTCTAGACCGTGTGATCACATTTATTTCTTCTGCTTCTCTCGTATCTTTCATTGCCGAGCCTCCTGCGGAGTTATTAGAACGACTCGATATTATAATGGATCTTTATGAACACGGCAGAGAAGAATTAACCGAGCAAGATAATCCCAAACTCGTTGAGCGTGTTCTTGAAATTTGTCAGGGTTTCATTGAGCGAGGTCAAATTATCGGAGAGATGACGGCTCAGCGCATTCAACGACGTAATGCGCCTGATTCCCGAATACCTATTGATGGACTGAGTCCAGAATATCAAAGGATTCTAGATGTGCTCCTCGAAGGAGAAAGAAAGTTAGGATTCTGGGCACGTAAAGTAAACATCGGGTTGAACCAACCCCATGCTTCAGAAAAGGCTAAAGAAGACCTCGAATACTGGGCAGAATTTGATCAGGTTATGGATACTTGGCAGCGTACCGTAAGTGGTGTTTTTTATCTGAGAGCCATGATGGAAATCGCTGTCGTTGCTACTGAACTTCGCTGGGCTGAACGTCGGATGAGAAAGCTCTACGATCTGGGCTCTTTTAATCAGGAATAGACTGAATAGGAATGATACGAGACAGTCCAAATAGAACGATCGAAAGGTCATAAATTAAGATTTAAGTAGACATCATCCAATTCATCTTGGGTAATGCCTATGTAGCGAAGAGTTTCTTTCGGTGAAGAATGATTTAGTAAAGCTTGAATACGGGTCACGTCAACTCCAGCAATGTAAGCATGGTATCCAAACGTTTTGCGTAACGTATGGGTACCAATTTTATCTTGTATCCCAACGGTCCTCGCCGCTTCATTAATGATTCGATAAGCGTGTTGCCGGGTGATCGACTCGCCACCCTTACGAGAAGGAAATAAGGCTGCCCCTGGGTGGAAATCTGCTAAATATTCTTTCAGAGCTTTAATAACCGTATCGCTAAACGGAAACGCCTTAGTCTTTCCTGTTTTCTTCTCGCGGAGGGTAATTCGGTCTTTGACCTTCCCTTTCTCATCCAAGACATCAGAAACCCTCAGTTTTAGGAGATCACTGACTCTAAGCCCAGAATTGATGCCAAGTGTAAAAAGTGCATAATCTCTCAAATTGCTCCCTCTAAGGAGCTTTTTTATTCCCTCTATCTTTTTTCGATCCCGTATTGGTTCGACAAATTCCATGTGATGCCATCCTCCGTCTTTCTCCATAACTACTGGGGCCTTACCCCTAAATAATTGGTATTGAAACCAAGAAATGTCCTTATGTGTCATAAACAAGTTTAACATATATTTATGACACATTAAAGAATAATCGTATTAATTTATGAAGACGGAAAAAAACCTGAACCTTATGGTACGTCTGGGTTTTCGCTCTTTCCGCCAATGTGACACACTCCCGTTGTGTAACATTCGTTTTATAAGTGAAATCTACTAGTAGAATTCAAGGGTTTAGCGCAATATCACCTAAAAATCATCCTTAATCTGAGGAAAAAAATAATACTTTAAACCATTTTGCACCAATGGTATACTTAATGTATACAAGTATACCATTGCAATGTATTACTACTCAATAATTGTTATATACCTTTGGTAAACTGAGGAGGAAGAAATATGAGCGAAGAAACAACCACGACCGCAAAACCTGATTCATATTCTGTCAAAACAACCACGGATGTCACCGAAAGGGTTCAAGAATTAACCAAGAAGACTGGACTGAATCACAAAGATTTATTTGCAGCGATGGTAACCCGTTATTATTCAGAGCTGGAATCTGGTAGCGACTTGGATCGCAGTGACGACATGCAGCAAATCCGGTATCATCTGAACCGAGCAGAGAACATCTTTCTAGGGTCTCTCCAAAAGGTACAAGATCTAAAAAGAGACTTTTCCGAACATCTTGAAACTCAGAAAGCGCAGCATAAAGAAAAGCAGGAAGATCTTCAAGCGAAAAACAGCAATATAACCAAGGAGTTGGAAAAACGATCTACTGCCCAATCAGAACTTGAAAATCGACTACAAGAAACCTTAGCTCGTAACCAAGAGTTAGAGGATACAAATCGAACGAACCGGGTGACGGTTGATTTACTAGGTCAGAAGCTGGAAAACTTGGAGCAGAAAGCTGCAGCAGTGGATCCCTTAAAGGCTAAGATCACAGAGCTCCGAGGACAAACATCTTCTTATCAGCAGATCATTGCCAATCTCCAAGCAGAATTGGGGATAGCGCAGCAAACCATAACTAACCTAGAGGAACGTCGAACAAAGGCTGAAGAAACGGCTCTTAAGCACGAAGAAGAAGTGCGAACAACCTACGAAAAAACTATACAACAGCTTCAGGAAGTCCACTCACTCGAAGTGGATAAAACCCTTTTGGAGTCTGAACGTCGAGTTTTAGAAATGATGCAGAAAATTAAAGAGGATTATGGTCAGAAAGTCGAAGATCTTTTAGTTAAAAACGACGCCTTAAGAACGAAGTATCAAGAGTTAACGGAGAAAATATACATCTTGGAACTTGAGCGCCTGAGATTAGATAACCAATCACAAGCCACTAAACATCCGACAACTGATTAATAGAATTCCCATGAAAGCTAATTAGCATAATTATAGTTCGGATTTTCAAAGACACGGTAATAAAAGGATGGTTCTTTTTAGAGGTCCCTCTTAATCACATGAAAAAGATCATATTTATGAGGCCATAATTCTATGGAGGAATTTATAAGTAAACGAAAGCCGGTTTTCCTACTCTAAGGAAAACCGGCTTTTTGCTTTCAGGCTATGTCTAAGGGTACATTTTTGCATGACTTAAGTAACATTGTGTGATAGATGACCTTGTTGAAAACTCGCACGAAAAGCTACTGAAAATTATTCTGAGCCGATCTTACCTCTATCGTAACTTTGGGAGAAGGAGACAAAACCGCTAAAATCCCCCCCAGGACAACAAAAATTCCCCCAAACACTTGTAAAAGAGTGAGATGTTCGTCAAGCAATATCACGGCTAAACCAACAGTCATCACAGGTTCCATGGTACTAATAATCGATGCAGACGTTGCACCGATGCGCTTCATACCCTGGAAAAATGTGAGCATGGCTATAATAGTTGAGAACAGAGTTATGCCCCCAATCCACATCCACGTGCCCCAGGAGAGATTCCACGTCACCCCGCCCAATGGAAGTCCTATGACCCCATATGTCAGTGCAGCGGAAGTGGATATTACGGTCGTACTTACTAACGATGTCGTTGTCTGTAATACTTTATTTCCTACGAGAATGTAAATCGCATAGACAAATGCAGACCCAAGTGCCAAAGTAACCCCAAAAAAATTAATTCCCTGCAGTGCTACCCCGAGTACTGAGACTAAGCCTAATGTTGATAGGATTAAACCCATAAGTTTATGACTAGAATATTTCTCTTGTTTACTCAATATCGCAATAACCGTGACAATGATGGGATATGCATACAGGAGCAAAGCAGCTAAAGACGCTGGAATATAACGTACAGAAGTTAAGTAGAGCCCCGCCATCATAGAATAGCCAATTCCTCCCATGCCCCATAAAGTTAGCCATGTTTTAAGGGGTAATCTGGGAAATCCTTCTCTCCAAATTGTGAGAGTCCAGAAAAAAAGGGCGGCTATCGTAAATCGAACAAATAATACAGTAGAAAGGCCCGCTCCACCAGCAAATACAAACTTCCCCATAATAGGGTAAACACTAAACCCCAAGGTAGAAATAAGGATTAATATAACACTAAATCCAATAGGTTGTTTAGCAGACATTACATAACTCCTTCATTAAGTTGTTTCCATTAAAAGTACGGCGTTTTTCGGTCTGATTTCTGTCACGTTCAAAGCTTCCTGTCGTATCCTTATCTTATCATACGATGAAGAAAAATGGTCTATAAGATAATACCACGAAAAAAGGGATCAAGCGTAAAGCTTAATCCCTAATTGCTAATCCCAACCCTAGGTTATTTGAAGTTTTTAATCGCCTTTTCACCAAATTTTCCCGTTACCACTTTTTCATAAGGAGCGATCTTATTGAGTTCTCCCGCATCCTTAATGATTTGTTGAAGAAGATAAAAATCCTTTTCATTAAGAACAGGGTCTTTTTTCCAAGTGTTCTGTTCTTTATAACGTTTAACTGAGCTCACGAGTACCTCTTCGTTTTCGTCCGGAAATTGAGGTTTTATAGCCTTGGCAATTTCCTCTGGAGTATGATTTGCTACCCAAAGCTGACCCTTATAAATTGCATTCGTAAATTTCTGAATTAGTTCTGGATTCTTCTCGATCGTACTCTTCTTTGTGAAATATGCAGTATAGGGCACGT
This sequence is a window from Desulfosporosinus sp. Sb-LF. Protein-coding genes within it:
- a CDS encoding S1C family serine protease, with the translated sequence MYKPRPIKRLLALMLLLVIFLSLTGCSNQLPTVETETKITEFTKPAVVRVVSFNSVTYVLDSALSKYLGVPSEVPYYDGGMGSGAILSENGYIVTNAHVVETSKLEEKDAKQRLDDLFLNDLKEQLLKKDRYYAADIYSFAKSTTKRSNFQKVSKVIMPGGDSFTFDIKSYGAPLGQGKDVAIIKIDAMNLPIIQIEESDASQTSDKVTIAGYPGKADLEGFLDDKSVLVSTYSTGSIAARKTTDKGPVLQLSANVNPGNSGGPVISKEGKLVGIATATSSDGIGWAIPSSTVLEFARQAGGPVNKPGAVTQRWQEGLQLYWQNYYKKAIPKFEEVQRLYPKHNAISDYISKSQRGIESGKDRKDLKDYWLWIAGSAVVVIGLGGVLIILRKKKNSVPPTPPLTELAVPQASKLSDEPNSGRPPENAEK
- a CDS encoding aromatic acid exporter family protein — protein: MYVGARILKTGIAVTLAMYLCKILHVEPAVFAAISVVVNMQPSVRKALHNAWEQVWIHLLSVALAVLLGLALGTSPMVTGLAVILIILLCNRLGWSGGITIGVVSIVFVLDSPANQFLYHAGIRSLAVFLGLGVALGVNHILLPPAHKKKLYNELDRLFRDASTYFLDRVITFISSASLVSFIAEPPAELLERLDIIMDLYEHGREELTEQDNPKLVERVLEICQGFIERGQIIGEMTAQRIQRRNAPDSRIPIDGLSPEYQRILDVLLEGERKLGFWARKVNIGLNQPHASEKAKEDLEYWAEFDQVMDTWQRTVSGVFYLRAMMEIAVVATELRWAERRMRKLYDLGSFNQE
- a CDS encoding site-specific integrase; the encoded protein is MEFVEPIRDRKKIEGIKKLLRGSNLRDYALFTLGINSGLRVSDLLKLRVSDVLDEKGKVKDRITLREKKTGKTKAFPFSDTVIKALKEYLADFHPGAALFPSRKGGESITRQHAYRIINEAARTVGIQDKIGTHTLRKTFGYHAYIAGVDVTRIQALLNHSSPKETLRYIGITQDELDDVYLNLNL
- a CDS encoding DMT family transporter; this encodes MSAKQPIGFSVILILISTLGFSVYPIMGKFVFAGGAGLSTVLFVRFTIAALFFWTLTIWREGFPRLPLKTWLTLWGMGGIGYSMMAGLYLTSVRYIPASLAALLLYAYPIIVTVIAILSKQEKYSSHKLMGLILSTLGLVSVLGVALQGINFFGVTLALGSAFVYAIYILVGNKVLQTTTSLVSTTVISTSAALTYGVIGLPLGGVTWNLSWGTWMWIGGITLFSTIIAMLTFFQGMKRIGATSASIISTMEPVMTVGLAVILLDEHLTLLQVFGGIFVVLGGILAVLSPSPKVTIEVRSAQNNFQ